In one window of Cytophagaceae bacterium ABcell3 DNA:
- the ricT gene encoding regulatory iron-sulfur-containing complex subunit RicT has translation MACGSCTSGGCGTDGKTGCGKKGGCSSGGCNKLNSFDWLSNMEADIVGSRFNIVEVRFKAGRKEFFRNVDNLDLTTGDAVIVEMPAGHHLGHISMSGELVRLQMKRKSIADDDNIKKIYRIATPKDVEKFESSQNRETPTLFRTRQIIQEQKLDMKLTDVEFQGDGTKATFYYSADDRVDFRELIKILASEFKVRIEMKQISLRQEAGRLGGIGSCGRELCCSTWLTDFKSVSTSAARYQNLSLNPAKLSGQCGRLKCCLNYELDTYMDALKDIPEVEDPLLTERGKAVLQKTDIFRKIMWFGYDDETIWHPVPINRVNQILEMNKKGKKPATLELNVVDEKETTKKEQSDLSRFDDKFNRKKKKKKRKKRKAPQNDTKNVRDK, from the coding sequence ATGGCATGTGGCAGTTGTACATCAGGAGGATGCGGCACTGACGGCAAGACTGGATGTGGTAAAAAAGGAGGCTGTAGTTCCGGCGGTTGCAATAAACTCAACAGCTTTGATTGGCTAAGTAATATGGAGGCTGACATTGTTGGCAGCCGATTTAATATAGTAGAAGTTAGGTTTAAAGCAGGACGAAAAGAGTTTTTCAGAAACGTAGACAACCTGGACCTTACGACAGGAGACGCAGTCATTGTCGAAATGCCTGCGGGGCATCACCTAGGACATATTTCTATGTCGGGTGAACTGGTAAGGCTCCAGATGAAAAGGAAAAGCATTGCAGATGACGATAATATTAAAAAAATTTATCGCATTGCAACGCCAAAGGATGTTGAAAAGTTTGAATCGTCCCAAAACCGCGAAACCCCTACCTTATTCCGTACACGACAGATTATCCAAGAGCAAAAATTGGATATGAAGTTGACAGATGTGGAGTTTCAAGGAGATGGCACCAAAGCTACTTTCTACTATTCTGCAGATGACAGGGTGGACTTTAGAGAGCTGATCAAAATTCTGGCCTCTGAATTCAAAGTCAGAATTGAAATGAAACAAATAAGCCTCAGGCAAGAAGCTGGTAGGCTTGGCGGGATTGGTTCATGCGGTAGAGAGCTTTGCTGTTCTACTTGGCTTACTGACTTCAAAAGTGTTTCAACTTCTGCAGCCAGATATCAAAACCTGTCGCTGAACCCTGCAAAGCTTTCTGGTCAATGCGGCAGGTTGAAGTGTTGCCTCAATTATGAGTTAGACACCTATATGGATGCGCTAAAGGACATTCCTGAAGTGGAAGACCCTTTGCTTACAGAAAGAGGCAAAGCCGTATTACAAAAAACTGATATTTTCAGGAAAATCATGTGGTTCGGCTATGATGACGAAACCATCTGGCATCCTGTACCTATAAACCGGGTCAACCAGATTCTGGAAATGAACAAAAAAGGCAAAAAGCCTGCTACACTCGAACTTAATGTGGTGGACGAAAAAGAAACTACCAAAAAAGAACAGAGTGATCTTTCCAGGTTTGATGACAAGTTCAACAGAAAGAAGAAAAAGAAAAAAAGAAAAAAAAGAAAAGCCCCACAGAATGATACAAAAAATGTCAGGGATAAGTAA
- a CDS encoding dicarboxylate/amino acid:cation symporter: MLKNISLAGWIIIGLVVGLLWGFVASYIGAVNFTQQYIQPFGTIFIRLLQMVAIPLVVSSLITGISRLKDISKLSRMGLRTLLLFFITGTFSILLGLSLVNLTNPGLALPDELRENLMERYGGPADDKAEAAQMLQRHPLTPLVEMVPDNIFAAMSDNGRMLQVVFAALLAGLALVQIPAEKGAVVMQFFEGANELLIKMVGYIMYFAPFGVFALMSAIITETAGDFQLLLALLYYALTVLAGLVLMLLVFYPLLYMKLGGLKYKEFFVAMRPALILAFSTSSSSATLPVTMTRVEKKLGVGPEVAGFVLPLGTTINMDGTALYQAVAAIFIAQVFGFDLSFVQQMVIVLTATLSAVGAAGVPGAGMITLVIVLESVGVPAAGVALIMAPDRILDMCRSIVNVSGDAVASIVMDRFEKKDE, encoded by the coding sequence TTGCTGAAAAACATATCGCTGGCAGGCTGGATTATTATTGGGTTGGTCGTTGGGCTTCTATGGGGGTTTGTGGCTTCTTATATAGGTGCTGTTAACTTTACCCAGCAGTATATACAACCATTTGGTACTATATTTATCCGCCTGCTCCAAATGGTGGCGATCCCCTTGGTCGTGTCTTCGCTTATTACCGGTATTTCACGTTTGAAAGATATTTCTAAATTGAGCAGGATGGGCTTGAGAACCCTTTTGCTCTTTTTTATTACCGGTACTTTTTCTATTCTCTTAGGCTTGTCATTAGTTAATTTGACTAATCCGGGGCTTGCTTTACCAGACGAACTTAGGGAAAACCTTATGGAGCGGTATGGCGGGCCTGCTGATGATAAGGCTGAAGCAGCGCAAATGCTGCAAAGGCACCCGCTAACTCCACTTGTTGAAATGGTTCCCGATAACATCTTTGCAGCTATGTCTGATAATGGCCGTATGCTGCAAGTAGTCTTTGCCGCTCTATTGGCAGGGTTGGCACTTGTGCAGATACCGGCAGAAAAAGGGGCTGTTGTTATGCAGTTTTTTGAGGGTGCCAATGAGCTTTTAATTAAAATGGTTGGCTATATCATGTACTTTGCACCTTTTGGTGTTTTTGCGTTAATGTCTGCCATTATTACAGAAACTGCCGGTGACTTCCAATTGCTTCTGGCATTGCTGTATTACGCACTGACTGTTCTTGCCGGATTGGTTCTTATGTTGCTGGTTTTTTACCCACTGTTGTACATGAAATTGGGTGGCTTGAAGTATAAAGAGTTTTTTGTAGCAATGAGACCTGCATTGATTTTGGCATTTTCTACTAGTTCAAGTAGCGCCACTTTGCCTGTGACTATGACCAGGGTTGAGAAGAAGTTAGGAGTTGGTCCAGAGGTCGCAGGATTTGTCCTCCCTTTAGGCACTACCATTAATATGGATGGAACAGCTTTGTATCAAGCTGTTGCGGCTATTTTTATAGCGCAGGTGTTTGGATTCGACCTGAGCTTTGTTCAGCAAATGGTTATTGTTTTGACGGCCACACTTTCTGCTGTTGGCGCTGCTGGTGTTCCCGGTGCTGGAATGATAACCTTGGTAATTGTTCTTGAATCTGTTGGTGTGCCTGCGGCTGGTGTAGCCCTAATAATGGCCCCCGACCGAATATTGGATATGTGCAGAAGTATCGTCAATGTTTCTGGCGATGCTGTTGCTTCTATAGTCATGGACAGGTTTGAGAAAAAGGATGAGTAA
- a CDS encoding ZIP family metal transporter, which translates to MLFNVTILFLTALLAGMAVFFIPRFDQSRFKVALSFSGAYLFSITVIHIIPELFQEAPDIRHAGIFVLVGFFMQMILEFFTTGVEHGHLHHHNHAPGHTAHVPYAIFASLFVHAFLEGTLLVHPSHNHGHDDGNTLLYGLVIHKIPEAFALMFVLLFRLRSKTKAFVLLVLFALASPAGLLVSDVLHHGNFISENVFIMLFAIVAGNFLYISTTIFFENSPEHKFKASKLSVSLLGAAMAILAEYML; encoded by the coding sequence ATGCTTTTCAATGTAACTATACTTTTCCTAACGGCCCTGCTAGCGGGAATGGCTGTATTCTTCATTCCCCGTTTTGACCAGAGCCGGTTCAAGGTAGCCCTTTCCTTTAGTGGCGCATATCTCTTTTCAATCACGGTCATTCACATTATTCCAGAACTGTTTCAAGAAGCACCGGATATCAGGCATGCGGGCATATTCGTTTTGGTTGGTTTCTTCATGCAAATGATTCTTGAGTTTTTCACCACCGGAGTAGAACATGGCCACCTGCACCACCACAACCATGCCCCAGGACATACAGCACATGTCCCTTATGCTATTTTTGCGTCTTTGTTCGTACACGCTTTTCTAGAAGGCACTTTACTGGTACACCCTTCGCACAACCATGGCCACGACGATGGCAACACACTACTCTATGGTTTGGTTATACATAAAATTCCAGAGGCTTTTGCCTTAATGTTTGTGCTTCTTTTTAGACTCAGAAGCAAGACAAAAGCATTTGTACTATTGGTGCTTTTTGCACTGGCGTCACCTGCAGGCTTGTTGGTCAGCGATGTTTTGCACCACGGCAATTTTATTTCTGAAAATGTCTTCATCATGCTTTTTGCCATAGTAGCGGGCAATTTTCTATATATCTCCACTACTATATTCTTTGAGAATAGCCCGGAGCATAAGTTTAAGGCAAGCAAGCTTTCTGTATCATTACTAGGTGCCGCCATGGCCATACTGGCAGAGTATATGTTGTAA
- the ruvB gene encoding Holliday junction branch migration DNA helicase RuvB, with amino-acid sequence MREDYLQGDGEGLSSADKEIEKALRPLSFSDFTGQPQIMDNLKIFVQAAKNRGEALDHVLLHGPPGLGKTTLSHIIANELGATLKITSGPVLDKPSDLAGLLTNLESGDVLFIDEVHRLNPVVEEYLYSAMEDYKIDIMLDSGPNARTIQIGLSPFTLIGATTRAGLLTSPLRARFGINSRLEYYDSKLLSKIIKRSAAILGSPIEDNAAFEIARRSRGTPRIANNLLRRTRDFAQVKGTGTITLDIAKVALNALNVDQNGLDEMDNRILQVIIEKFKGGPVGLSTIATACSEEAETIEEVYEPFLIKEGFIKRTARGREATPAAYTHLGVSPPAQSGSLFD; translated from the coding sequence TTGAGAGAAGATTATTTACAAGGAGACGGCGAGGGTCTTTCTTCAGCAGATAAAGAAATTGAAAAGGCGCTTCGTCCTTTGAGTTTTTCAGACTTTACAGGTCAGCCTCAGATTATGGATAATCTGAAGATATTTGTTCAGGCAGCCAAAAATAGAGGTGAGGCTCTAGATCACGTGTTGCTTCACGGCCCTCCAGGCTTAGGAAAGACTACACTTTCTCATATTATAGCCAATGAACTTGGGGCTACATTAAAAATAACATCAGGGCCGGTTTTGGACAAACCTTCAGATTTGGCAGGTTTGTTGACCAACCTCGAGTCTGGTGATGTGCTTTTTATTGATGAGGTACACCGTCTCAATCCTGTGGTGGAAGAATATTTATATTCTGCCATGGAGGATTATAAGATTGATATCATGCTGGATTCCGGCCCTAATGCCAGAACTATTCAAATTGGCTTGAGCCCTTTTACCCTCATAGGGGCTACTACGCGTGCAGGTTTGTTGACTTCTCCTTTGCGTGCCAGGTTTGGTATTAATTCGCGACTTGAGTATTATGACTCAAAATTGCTTTCAAAGATCATTAAAAGGTCAGCAGCAATTTTGGGAAGCCCTATTGAAGATAATGCTGCTTTCGAAATAGCAAGAAGGAGTAGGGGTACGCCACGTATTGCCAATAATTTATTGCGCAGGACACGTGATTTTGCTCAAGTGAAAGGAACCGGAACTATTACGCTCGATATCGCCAAAGTGGCTTTGAATGCCCTCAATGTTGACCAAAACGGCTTGGATGAAATGGATAACAGAATTCTTCAGGTGATTATAGAAAAATTTAAGGGAGGGCCTGTTGGACTTTCAACCATTGCTACTGCTTGCTCCGAAGAAGCGGAAACTATTGAAGAGGTCTATGAGCCATTTCTTATCAAGGAGGGTTTCATTAAGCGGACAGCTCGTGGACGGGAAGCTACGCCAGCTGCTTATACACACCTAGGTGTTTCACCTCCTGCTCAATCAGGCAGTCTTTTCGACTGA
- a CDS encoding class I SAM-dependent methyltransferase — MQIQEKEWFTDWFNSPYYHILYKNRDKKEAALFIDNLCGYLQLKNGQKILDVACGKGRHSIYLNDKGYDVTGIDLSEKSIRQAQKAENNSLRFKVCDMRQLNAKEAYDVALNLFTSFGYFDKEEDNLTTIKNLYQSLKPGGKLVIDFMNARKVIDSLVSGECRTIENIDFCISRRVENNFIIKEISFYVNENKHIYEERVQALFYEDFIKYFNFVGFSPVAIFGDYNLGPYVPTKSDRMIWVVEKK, encoded by the coding sequence ATGCAAATTCAGGAAAAGGAATGGTTTACAGATTGGTTTAATTCACCATATTACCATATTCTATACAAGAACAGAGACAAAAAAGAAGCGGCACTATTTATAGACAACCTCTGCGGATACCTGCAACTAAAAAATGGGCAAAAAATACTAGATGTTGCGTGTGGCAAAGGAAGGCACAGTATTTATTTGAACGACAAAGGCTATGATGTAACAGGCATAGACCTTTCAGAAAAAAGTATCCGTCAGGCGCAAAAAGCTGAAAACAACTCGCTAAGGTTCAAAGTATGTGACATGCGTCAGCTAAATGCCAAAGAAGCGTATGATGTGGCACTGAACCTCTTTACCAGTTTTGGATATTTCGACAAGGAAGAGGACAACCTGACAACTATAAAAAACCTCTACCAGTCCCTTAAACCAGGGGGAAAGCTTGTCATAGACTTCATGAATGCCAGAAAAGTCATTGATTCTTTGGTTTCCGGTGAATGTAGAACGATCGAAAACATTGACTTCTGTATTTCAAGAAGGGTTGAAAATAATTTTATAATAAAAGAGATAAGTTTTTATGTAAATGAAAACAAGCACATTTATGAAGAAAGAGTGCAAGCCCTCTTTTATGAAGATTTCATCAAATATTTTAATTTTGTAGGCTTTTCTCCTGTGGCTATCTTTGGCGACTACAACTTGGGACCTTATGTCCCTACTAAGTCTGATAGAATGATCTGGGTGGTAGAAAAGAAATAA
- a CDS encoding NifU family protein, which translates to MENDNKQYIEIYTEASPNPNSLKFVTNQMLLPEGIADYASVTEAENCPLAIDLFRFSFVKRVFITANFVTVTKAEDIEWIEVTPMLRELIRGYLEEGKPLFKKEIEINNAISSDDPEIVQKIKVLLDEYIRPAVEQDGGAISFGSYEDGVVKVLLQGSCSGCPSSTVTLKSGIENLMKKMIPEVKEVVAENL; encoded by the coding sequence ATGGAAAACGACAACAAGCAATATATAGAAATTTATACAGAGGCTAGTCCTAATCCAAACTCTCTGAAATTTGTAACTAATCAAATGTTGCTTCCAGAAGGTATTGCAGATTATGCCTCGGTAACGGAAGCCGAAAACTGCCCTTTGGCAATAGACCTTTTTAGGTTCTCTTTTGTAAAGAGGGTTTTCATCACCGCTAATTTTGTAACAGTTACTAAAGCAGAAGATATAGAATGGATCGAGGTAACACCTATGTTACGCGAATTGATAAGGGGATATCTGGAAGAGGGTAAGCCTTTGTTCAAGAAAGAAATTGAAATTAACAACGCTATTTCTAGTGATGATCCAGAAATCGTTCAAAAGATCAAGGTGTTATTGGATGAGTACATTCGTCCGGCGGTAGAGCAGGATGGAGGCGCTATTAGCTTCGGGTCATATGAAGATGGTGTCGTTAAGGTACTTTTGCAAGGATCTTGCAGTGGGTGCCCTTCCTCAACCGTAACGCTCAAGTCTGGTATTGAGAACTTGATGAAAAAAATGATTCCTGAAGTAAAAGAAGTAGTGGCGGAGAATTTATAA
- a CDS encoding gliding motility lipoprotein GldH: MSGISKRILSGLAVIVTLSLAACDSSRIYETNVDLSEDAWSIEDSLSFNFEIKDPSKKYNILYNIRYTEDYPFYNLYISHSLTDSLGQKIPTTPQPQNMDLFRPTTGAPYGSGISDNYDHRILVLQDFQFPHKGKYHMHVHQFMRENPLRGVRSFGICVEEAQE; this comes from the coding sequence ATGTCAGGGATAAGTAAAAGGATCCTTTCAGGGCTGGCAGTGATAGTCACTCTATCATTGGCAGCCTGCGACTCCTCCCGAATCTACGAGACTAATGTAGACCTTTCAGAAGATGCCTGGAGTATAGAGGACTCTTTATCTTTCAATTTTGAGATAAAAGACCCTTCTAAAAAATACAATATATTGTATAATATCAGATATACAGAAGATTACCCTTTTTACAATTTGTATATTAGCCATAGCCTAACAGATTCTCTAGGTCAAAAAATACCAACGACTCCACAACCTCAAAACATGGACTTGTTCAGGCCGACTACAGGAGCACCTTACGGAAGTGGCATATCTGATAATTACGACCACAGGATTCTGGTTCTCCAAGATTTCCAATTTCCCCATAAAGGTAAATACCATATGCATGTACACCAGTTTATGCGGGAGAACCCTCTTAGAGGAGTACGATCTTTCGGAATCTGTGTAGAAGAAGCACAGGAATAA
- a CDS encoding AI-2E family transporter — protein MEQDILKKYTLLLAFLFLFIGGLYVTRSFLIPFFAAALIAMLLLPLADFFERLGINRAVSIIFCLIGVLTLLGVLIFMTSVQIRLFADDLALYRFTIADRFFSLREFISENFQITHEEQAAYLQAELESLIVSAGAWLRSAILMTSNFLMTISIMTFYIFFFLFYRDKYQRFLLMINKQENHERTLYIIKNTTNMTKDYLAGVLIVVLVLTIVNSIGLWFMGIPHPFFLGLVAAVLNIIPFIGSVIGSVIPMVIAFLSKDSIWYVFAVGIFFVVVQLIESYVLTPNITGGKIRLNPMATIVALIIGGLLWGVAGMILFIPLLGILKVLFQHIEYLNPYAYLIGAETNDKESIIKRPGFKRWVRRFFSKWRK, from the coding sequence ATGGAACAGGATATCCTGAAAAAATATACCTTACTACTAGCTTTTCTTTTTCTTTTCATCGGAGGGTTATATGTTACGAGAAGTTTCCTAATTCCTTTTTTTGCAGCCGCCTTAATTGCTATGCTGTTACTACCATTAGCAGACTTTTTTGAGCGCTTAGGAATCAACCGGGCAGTATCCATCATCTTTTGCCTCATAGGCGTATTGACGCTACTGGGCGTTTTGATATTTATGACCAGTGTTCAAATTCGATTGTTTGCAGACGATCTTGCCTTATACCGATTTACTATTGCAGACAGGTTTTTCAGCCTGAGGGAGTTTATTAGCGAAAACTTTCAAATTACACATGAGGAACAAGCCGCATACCTACAAGCAGAGTTAGAGTCTTTGATAGTATCAGCAGGCGCCTGGCTCAGGAGTGCCATATTAATGACCAGCAATTTCCTGATGACCATTTCCATAATGACGTTCTATATTTTCTTTTTCCTGTTTTATAGAGACAAATACCAGCGTTTTTTGCTAATGATCAATAAGCAAGAAAACCATGAACGGACTTTATACATTATAAAGAACACTACGAATATGACCAAAGATTACCTTGCCGGTGTCCTAATCGTAGTTTTGGTATTGACAATAGTAAACTCCATTGGCTTATGGTTTATGGGCATCCCCCACCCTTTTTTTCTAGGGCTCGTTGCTGCTGTATTAAATATTATACCCTTCATCGGCTCAGTAATAGGAAGCGTAATCCCAATGGTGATAGCGTTCCTTTCAAAAGACTCAATTTGGTACGTGTTTGCTGTGGGGATATTTTTTGTAGTTGTCCAACTTATTGAAAGTTATGTTCTGACACCCAACATTACAGGAGGAAAAATAAGGTTGAACCCAATGGCCACCATAGTAGCTCTCATCATTGGAGGATTGTTATGGGGAGTAGCTGGAATGATATTGTTTATACCATTACTGGGGATACTAAAAGTGCTTTTCCAACACATTGAATATCTCAACCCCTATGCGTATCTGATAGGGGCTGAGACAAATGATAAAGAAAGTATAATTAAACGCCCCGGTTTTAAAAGGTGGGTGAGGCGCTTTTTTAGTAAGTGGCGAAAATAA
- the queG gene encoding tRNA epoxyqueuosine(34) reductase QueG, which produces MSSITRAKNTAIVKQKAKELGFDYCGISKAGFLEEEAPRLEKWLKQNMHGSMAWMENHFDKRLDPTKLVEGAKTVVSLLLNYFPEKQLPDSSYKISKYAYGQDYHFIIKDKLKSMMNALKEEIGDIEGRVFVDSAPVMDKAWARKGGLGWQGKNSNLLNRDMGSFFFIAELIIDLDLEEDGPVGDFCGTCTKCIDACPTNAIVEPYVVDGSKCISYLTIELKENIPVEFKGKTENWVFGCDICQDVCPWNRFAKPHKTPEFNPTPELEAMKKEDWEEMTQEVFGKVFKKSAVKRAKLNGFVRNVNFNKT; this is translated from the coding sequence ATGTCCTCTATAACCAGAGCCAAAAATACCGCCATAGTGAAGCAAAAGGCCAAGGAGCTTGGGTTTGACTACTGTGGTATATCCAAAGCTGGGTTTCTTGAAGAAGAAGCTCCTCGACTCGAAAAATGGCTTAAGCAAAATATGCATGGTTCTATGGCTTGGATGGAGAACCATTTTGACAAACGCTTAGACCCAACCAAACTTGTAGAAGGTGCTAAAACGGTCGTTTCTCTCCTTTTAAATTACTTTCCTGAGAAACAATTGCCTGACAGTTCATATAAAATTTCCAAATACGCTTATGGACAGGATTATCACTTTATCATAAAAGATAAACTGAAAAGTATGATGAATGCCTTAAAAGAAGAGATCGGTGACATAGAAGGGCGGGTCTTTGTTGACTCTGCACCTGTTATGGATAAGGCATGGGCAAGGAAAGGTGGACTAGGTTGGCAAGGGAAAAACTCCAACCTCTTGAACCGTGACATGGGCAGTTTCTTCTTTATTGCTGAGCTTATTATAGACCTGGATTTGGAAGAAGATGGCCCTGTAGGTGACTTTTGTGGTACTTGCACTAAATGTATAGACGCTTGTCCTACTAATGCCATTGTAGAGCCTTATGTAGTAGACGGTAGTAAGTGCATTTCTTATCTGACCATCGAACTCAAGGAGAATATACCTGTAGAGTTTAAGGGGAAAACTGAAAACTGGGTATTTGGGTGCGATATATGCCAAGATGTTTGCCCGTGGAACCGTTTTGCCAAGCCACATAAAACTCCGGAGTTTAACCCAACACCTGAATTGGAAGCGATGAAAAAAGAAGACTGGGAAGAGATGACTCAGGAAGTGTTTGGAAAGGTATTTAAAAAATCAGCCGTTAAACGGGCTAAGCTTAACGGCTTCGTAAGAAATGTAAATTTTAATAAGACGTGA
- the aroC gene encoding chorismate synthase: MSNTYGKIFKISTFGESHGTAVGVLLDGCPPGIEVDAEYIQQELDRRKPGQSKITTQRKEGDEIEILSGVFEGRSTGTPIAMMVYNADARSKDYSHIADRYRPSHADYTYQEKYGIRDYRGGGRSSARETLARVAAGAVAKKMLASLGVNVQAYVSQAGPVKLEKDYKVLDLSATENNIIRCPDPETAEKMIAFVDETRKNRDTVGGVVSCVIQGAPVGLGEPVFDKLHAELGKAMLSINAVKGFEYGSGFDGVEMYGSQHNDAFYVEEGKVKTKTNYSGGIQGGISNGEDIYFRVAFKPVATLMMDQESVNINGETVTVSGKGRHDPCVVPRAVPIVEAMAALVIADFYLRNKAVKVNG; the protein is encoded by the coding sequence ATGAGTAATACATACGGAAAGATTTTTAAAATAAGCACTTTCGGCGAGTCGCATGGAACTGCAGTAGGGGTATTGTTAGACGGTTGCCCCCCGGGTATTGAGGTTGATGCAGAATATATTCAGCAGGAGCTAGACAGAAGGAAGCCTGGGCAATCAAAAATTACCACCCAGCGTAAAGAGGGGGATGAAATAGAAATTCTTTCCGGTGTATTTGAGGGGCGCTCAACAGGCACTCCTATTGCCATGATGGTGTACAATGCCGATGCACGTAGCAAAGACTACTCCCACATTGCCGACAGGTACCGTCCTTCTCACGCTGATTATACCTATCAGGAAAAGTATGGTATAAGGGACTATAGAGGTGGAGGACGTAGCTCTGCCAGAGAAACCCTTGCCAGGGTCGCTGCTGGTGCTGTGGCTAAAAAAATGCTTGCTTCGCTAGGTGTAAATGTTCAGGCCTATGTTTCACAAGCTGGCCCTGTAAAGCTTGAAAAGGATTATAAAGTTTTAGACCTTTCTGCCACAGAGAATAACATAATTCGCTGCCCTGATCCTGAAACAGCGGAAAAAATGATTGCTTTTGTTGATGAAACCAGGAAAAACAGAGACACGGTTGGTGGTGTGGTTTCTTGTGTTATACAAGGTGCGCCAGTAGGCCTTGGGGAGCCGGTTTTTGATAAGTTGCATGCAGAACTGGGGAAGGCTATGTTGAGCATAAATGCGGTTAAAGGCTTTGAATATGGTAGTGGGTTTGATGGTGTGGAAATGTATGGTTCTCAGCATAATGATGCTTTTTATGTGGAAGAAGGCAAAGTAAAGACTAAAACTAATTATTCGGGAGGTATACAAGGAGGCATATCTAACGGTGAAGATATTTATTTTAGGGTAGCGTTCAAACCAGTCGCTACGCTTATGATGGATCAGGAGTCTGTTAATATCAACGGTGAAACGGTGACTGTTTCAGGCAAAGGGCGCCATGATCCTTGTGTCGTGCCTAGGGCCGTACCTATTGTAGAAGCGATGGCTGCTTTGGTCATAGCGGATTTTTACCTTCGCAACAAAGCAGTAAAAGTTAACGGCTGA
- the purD gene encoding phosphoribosylamine--glycine ligase — MNILIVGSGGREHTLTWKIKQSPLCKNLYVAPGNAGTALLAENVNIGVEDFSALGNFCKEKNIEMVVVGPEVPLVAGIKDYFKGKDDLKHIAIIGPDKKGAILEGSKDFSKDFMARHNIPTAASKTFTSANLEEGLQYIDNHSVPIVLKADGLAAGKGVVISETREDAKATLKDMLLESKFGNAGSKVVIEEFLNGIEISVFILSDGDNYIVLPAAKDYKRIGEGDTGPNTGGMGAVSPVPFANQQFLDKVEEKIIKPTVEGLKKEGIDYTGFIFFGLMNIKGDPYVIEYNARLGDPETEVIIPRLKNDFVEVLKAMANKTLNNIQVAFDERHASTVMLVAEGYPGDYEKGRRIQGLDKVTDKDVLVFHAGTKLSGDDVLTNGGRVISVTAYGDNMKQALEKAKATAEIIDWKGKNYRKDIGLDLLSLSAAE, encoded by the coding sequence ATGAACATATTAATAGTAGGATCGGGAGGAAGAGAGCACACCCTTACCTGGAAAATAAAACAAAGCCCTTTATGTAAGAACCTTTATGTGGCGCCAGGCAATGCTGGCACTGCATTATTAGCGGAAAATGTAAACATTGGCGTTGAAGATTTTTCAGCCCTAGGCAATTTTTGTAAAGAAAAAAATATTGAAATGGTAGTGGTGGGGCCGGAAGTGCCTCTGGTAGCAGGTATCAAGGATTACTTTAAGGGCAAAGACGACCTTAAGCACATTGCCATTATAGGGCCTGACAAAAAAGGGGCTATTCTTGAAGGGAGCAAAGACTTCTCTAAAGACTTTATGGCAAGGCACAACATCCCTACCGCAGCATCCAAAACTTTCACCTCAGCAAACCTTGAAGAGGGCTTACAATATATTGACAACCATAGTGTGCCAATAGTGCTAAAAGCGGATGGTTTGGCAGCAGGGAAAGGCGTTGTTATCTCCGAAACCAGAGAGGATGCCAAAGCTACGCTAAAGGATATGCTCTTAGAAAGCAAGTTTGGGAATGCAGGTAGTAAAGTAGTAATAGAGGAGTTCCTGAACGGTATTGAAATTTCTGTGTTTATATTATCGGACGGCGACAATTATATTGTTCTGCCAGCAGCCAAAGACTATAAACGAATTGGCGAAGGCGATACCGGCCCCAATACAGGTGGTATGGGCGCTGTCAGCCCTGTACCTTTTGCCAACCAGCAATTCCTCGATAAAGTAGAGGAAAAAATAATAAAACCTACTGTTGAAGGTTTAAAGAAAGAAGGTATTGACTACACAGGCTTTATTTTCTTTGGATTAATGAATATTAAAGGTGATCCTTACGTTATTGAATATAATGCCCGTTTAGGGGATCCTGAAACTGAAGTGATCATTCCAAGGTTAAAGAATGACTTTGTAGAGGTTTTGAAAGCTATGGCCAACAAAACACTTAATAATATACAGGTAGCATTTGACGAAAGGCATGCAAGTACTGTTATGCTTGTGGCTGAAGGGTACCCAGGAGATTATGAAAAAGGCAGAAGAATACAAGGACTGGACAAAGTGACTGACAAAGATGTGCTGGTATTTCATGCAGGCACCAAGCTTTCAGGCGACGATGTCCTTACCAATGGCGGAAGAGTCATTTCTGTAACGGCTTATGGCGATAATATGAAGCAAGCATTAGAGAAAGCCAAAGCAACAGCAGAAATTATTGACTGGAAAGGCAAAAACTATCGAAAGGATATTGGGCTTGACCTTCTTTCTCTTTCTGCCGCCGAATAA